In the genome of Vanacampus margaritifer isolate UIUO_Vmar chromosome 1, RoL_Vmar_1.0, whole genome shotgun sequence, one region contains:
- the pip4k2ca gene encoding phosphatidylinositol 5-phosphate 4-kinase type-2 gamma — MASLGNSAAASSNSSSPMVVLAPKTKTKKKHFVQQKVKVFRASDPVLSVFMWGVNHSINDLNQVPVPVMLLPDDFKANTKIKVNNHLFNKENLPGHFKFKEYCPQVFRNLRERFGIEDLDYQVSLTRSPPTRSVNDQGEGLLLNSYDRTLIVKQISGEDVADMHNILSEYHQHIVKCHGSTLLPQFLGMYRVSVESEETYLIVMRNMFSHRMVVHRKYDLKGSLVDREASDKERGKELPTYKDMDFRNNMQKVYVTDEQKEKFMEKLNRDVEFLVKLKIMDYSLLLGIHDVGRAERDEEEGEEVSNEEDQEAENGLAPGGPAVGSYGTSPEGIAGYMSCCKPLGPGEFDPYVDVYAVGSCPGALQREVYFMGLIDVLTQYDTKKKAAHAAKTVKHGAGAEISTVHPEQYAKRFRDFISNIFA, encoded by the exons ATGGCTTCGCTGGGGAACTCGGCGGCCGCTTCGTCCAACAGCAGCAGTCCCATGGTGGTGCTGGCGCCCAAGACCAAGACGAAAAAGAAACACTTCGTCCAGCAGAAGGTCAAAGTGTTTCGAGCCAGTGACCCGGTCCTCAGCGTCTTCATGTGGGGCGTCAATCACTCG ATTAACGATCTGAACCAGGTTCCAGTGCCTGTCATGTTGCTCCCTGATGACTTCAAGGCCAACACAAAGATCAAAGTGAACAACCACCTCTTCAACAA AGAAAATCTCCCTGGACATTTTAAATTCAAGGAATACTGTCCTCAAGTCTTCAGAAATCTCAGGGAGCGCTTCGGTATAGAAGATCTGGATTATCAG GTGTCTTTGACCCGCAGCCCCCCAACGAGGAGCGTCAACGACCAAGGAGAAGGGCTACTCCTGAACTCCTACGACCGCACGCTGATCGTCAAGCAAATCTCTGGCGAGGACGTGGCCGACATGCACAACATCCTGTCGGAGTATCACCAG CATATAGTGAAGTGTCACGGGAGTACCCTGCTGCCTCAGTTCCTGGGAATGTACCGGGTTAGCGTGGAGAGCGAAGAGACCTACCTGATCGTCATGAGGAACATGTTCAGCCACAGAATGGTGGTACACAGGAAGTACGACCTAAAG GGTTCTCTGGTGGACCGGGAAGCGAGCGACAAAGAACGA GGTAAAGAGCTTCCCACCTATAAGGACATGGACTTCAGGAACAACATGCAGAAGGTGTACGTCACAGATGAGCAGAAGGAGAAGTTCATGGAGAAACTTAATCGGGACGTGGAG TTCCTGGTGAAGCTGAAGATCATGGACTACAGCCTGCTGCTCGGCATCCACGACGTCGGCCGCGCCGAGAGGGACGAGGAGGAAGGCGAAGAGGTTTCTAATgaggaagaccaggaagcgGAGAACGGCTTGGCCCCCGGCGGCCCCGCCGTGGGATCTTACGGCACGTCTCCGGAGGGAATCGCCGGTTACATGTCCTGCTGCAAACCTCTCGGACCTGGCGAGTTTGATCCTTACGTGGATGTCTACGCTGTCGGGAGCTGCCCTG GCGCCCTTCAGAGGGAGGTCTACTTCATGGGTCTGATCGATGTCTTGACTCAATATGACACCAAGAAGAAAGCAGCTCACGCAGCCAAGACCGTCAAACATGGG GCGGGTGCTGAAATCTCCACCGTACACCCCGAGCAGTACGCCAAACGATTCCGGGACTTCATCTCCAACATTTTTGCTTAA
- the LOC144040070 gene encoding insulin-like growth factor-binding protein 6, producing the protein MPLLCNLIVLLLIVHWGSWTGANRLGPFKVCPSCRDPLGAARPPKEHNVAGSTSLLALGEPCGVYTLSCAKGLRCIPLPREHSPLQALLQGRGVCVKHSRTSPTERPHPTGPHPSHSGDIEKAPCRKLLNSVLRGLQLTIIQSDRDIYIPNCDTRGFYRKKQCRSSKGMQRGHCWCVDELGTPVPSRASEDGVVPCDGE; encoded by the exons ATGCCTTTGCTTTGTAACTTGATTGTCTTATTGCTGATTGTACACTGGGGATCATGGACGGGGGCAAACCGTTTGGGCCCCTTCAAGGTCTGTCCTAGCTGCAGGGATCCTTTGGGGGCGGCCAGGCCCCCCAAGGAGCACAACGTTGCCGGCAGCACCTCGCTGTTGGCCCTGGGGGAGCCCTGTGGCGTGTACACGCTCAGCTGTGCCAAGGGGCTCCGCTGCATCCCCCTGCCCAGGGAGCACAGCCCCCTGCAGGCTCTCTTGCAGGGCAGAGGCGTTTGTGTCAAGCACAGCAGGACCAGTCCCACCGAGAGGCCCCACCCCACAG GTCCTCATCCTTCGCACAGCGGGGACATTGAAAAA GCGCCGTGTCGCAAACTGCTCAACAGCGTCCTGAGAGGCCTGCAGCTGACCATCATCCAGTCGGACCGCGACATATACATACCAAACTGTGACACCCGAGGCTTCTACAGAAAAAAGCAG TGTCGCTCTTCCAAAGGCATGCAGCGCGGCCACTGCTGGTGTGTTGACGAGCTGGGAACTCCGGTGCCCTCCCGCGCCAGCGAGGACGGCGTTGTACCGTGTGACGGGGAGTGA
- the ackr5 gene encoding G-protein coupled receptor 182, with protein sequence MSGHEHNASQLPANNTPWFVLECTLELNAEYRRICLFLLYLFVFVVGLLENVLVLWVNWRRRHSANGVLFCVLNVSLSDMMMISVLPFFMMEVTVDRVWLWGRFLCKLTSLVYGINFYSSSFFLAAMTLERYLSLSWQSAPALFSAAGRRRWVLCGGVWLFSLFLALLENIHVDLLEWDEPGCYMMPEANFVEWFVSLSFLCLIFQFLVPASVIITCNVLIARAVRATPDVQGRRDVWLVHVYSLVFMACWLPYHLVMTMMIISDMAPGLFSCNVIEFVYFSFSVVQSLSLFHCVANPVLYNFLSKSFRDNFINAVVSHLPPQPHTGTTPNGARGGETTDDKGPRRKLSDVSTSQSEVGS encoded by the coding sequence ATGAGCGGCCACGAGCACAACGCCTCGCAGCTCCCAGCCAACAACACACCATGGTTCGTGCTGGAGTGCACCCTGGAGCTGAACGCCGAGTACCGCCGCATCTGCCTCTTCCTGCTCTACCTGTTTGTGTTCGTGGTGGGCCTGCTGGAGAACGTGCTGGTGCTGTGGGTCAACTGGCGGCGGCGCCACTCGGCCAACGGCGTCCTCTTCTGCGTGCTCAACGTCAGCCTGTCGGACATGATGATGATCTCCGTGCTGCCCTTTTTCATGATGGAGGTGACGGTGGACCGCGTGTGGCTGTGGGGCCGCTTCCTCTGCAAGCTCACCAGTCTGGTGTACGGCATCAACTTCTACAGCAGCTCCTTCTTCCTGGCCGCCATGACCTTGGAGCGCTACCTGTCACTGAGCTGGCAGTCGGCGCCCGCCTTGTTCTCGGCGGCGGGCCGGCGCCGTTGGGTTCTCTGCGGAGGCGTCTGGCTCTTCTCGCTGTTCCTGGCACTACTGGAGAATATCCACGTGGACCTTCTGGAGTGGGACGAGCCGGGCTGCTACATGATGCCCGAGGCCAACTTCGTGGAGTGGTTTGTGTCGCTGTCCTTCCTGTGCCTGATCTTCCAGTTCCTGGTGCCCGCCTCGGTCATCATCACCTGCAACGTGTTGATCGCTCGCGCTGTGCGAGCGACGCCCGACGTGCAGGGCCGTCGGGACGTGTGGCTGGTGCACGTCTACTCCCTGGTGTTCATGGCGTGCTGGCTGCCCTACCACTTGGtcatgacgatgatgatcatcagcgACATGGCACCCGGGCTGTTCAGCTGCAACGTGATCGAGTTTGTCTACTTCTCCTTCAGCGTGGTGCAGAGCCTGTCGCTCTTCCACTGCGTGGCCAATCCAGTCCTCTACAACTTCCTGAGTAAGAGCTTCCGCGACAACTTCATCAACGCCGTGGTCAGCCACCTTCCCCCGCAGCCGCACACGGGGACCACGCCCAACGGGGCACGGGGAGGAGAAACAACCGACGACAAGGGCCCGCGGCGTAAATTGAGTGACGTCAGCACCAGCCAGTCTGAAGTCGGGTCGTGA
- the zbtb39 gene encoding zinc finger and BTB domain-containing protein 39, with protein MRIRLQGPGHAGCLLAELNQCRQSGRYCDVFLQVGKRTFAAHRAVLACAGTYFHNLFGQTPSVPADAVLLEFITPANFEKVLSFMYTGEILTDLIDVGVLYELAERLGVRELAKACHATFPDLQGSVSTNAKTSSPGDLPAGSSVCSSAASCSSLSSSAAPTPAAAPSPHVQAGAATADHQSPTGTASTDLKIEDIQSLIGYGQVASERAEHCLLSSDVLPAGSELLTKKEQTVEEAVKGGPTVSEKTSDPEPSACRPFPDSLTRLSAGTSSPSEVLVSGTEELAVWQGNEERRAEPCNGQTEEEQWRRLAGEIIEVSDDDNFTEEGDEDDDDDDEDDLVCVENGHGSKSSQQVPADVLTCQACAAPLPAEASALRRHAESHVNPTGQCGLCGASFSDRAAGVSHTLAHVGVRLFSCDMCRLDFCSQKKLLRHQRRGGSARASAQLGRGCQLRCAVCAKGLSTDFQTVREHALSHVCAQSLSCGVCQLPLRSLCSLLWHVLAHLSLPVYSCPLCARCFVERPLLDAHLAAHAEDAREREDIRVVTVGGENLSGTDELNCFLCPQTLATPSAFLCHLSQHTSESLGEGGGGGGLGRLGKRKAKQLPEGPPSSSSSPREMRGLGKMSASSASGSATGLAFPDSYFPAPMHGLSNGNAGQDGVPATAGARGKWYRCRYCGKRFAHSGEFTYHLRIHTGEKPYQCKVCLRFFRGRSTMICHLKTHAGALMYRCTVCGLYCSTLKMMAAHMELHKDRLPPDFNIEQTFMYNDHSKEVLPSGET; from the exons ATGAGGATCCGCCTCCAGGGTCCCGGCCACGCCGGCTGCCTCCTCGCCGAGCTCAACCAATGCCGCCAGTCGGGCCGCTACTGCGACGTGTTCCTGCAAGTGGGCAAGCGCACGTTTGCGGCGCACCGCGCCGTGCTGGCCTGCGCCGGCACGTACTTTCACAACCTGTTCGGCCAGACTCCATCTGTGCCCGCCGACGCCGTCTTGCTGGAATTTATTACCCCGGCCAACTTCGAGAAAGTGCTGAGCTTCATGTACACCGGTGAGATCTTGACGGATCTCATAGATGTCGGTGTTCTTTACGAGCTGGCTGAGAGGTTGGGTGTGAGAGAGCTGGCGAAGGCGTGTCACGCCACTTTCCCGGATCTGCAGGGATCCGTGTCCACAAACGCCAAGACCAGCAGCCCCGGAGACCTTCCGGCGGGCTCCTCCGTATGTTCCTCGGCCGCGTCCTGCTCGTCTCTGTCTTCGTCAGCTGCTCCGACTCCCGCCGCCGCACCGTCGCCTCACGTCCAAGCTGGCGCGGCCACGGCCGACCACCAGTCTCCCACTGGGACCGCGTCCACGGACTTGAAAATTGAAGACATTCAGTCTCTTATAGGGTATGGGCAAGTGGCTTCCGAAAGAGCGGAACACTGCCTTTTAAGCAGTGATGTGCTCCCTGCGGGTTCTGAACTCCTAACCAAGAAAGAGCAGACAGTTGAGGAGGCGGTAAAAGGTGGGCCGACAGTTTCTGAGAAGACGAGCGACCCGGAGCCATCCGCTTGTCGCCCTTTCCCGGATTCTCTCACTAGGCTCAGCGCGGGGACCTCCTCGCCCTCGGAGGTGCTAGTGAGCGGCACGGAAGAGTTGGCGGTTTGGCAGGGAAACGAGGAACGGCGGGCCGAGCCGTGCAACGGTCAGACGGAGGAGGAGCAGTGGCGGCGGCTGGCAGGCGAGATCATCGAAGTGAGCGATGATGACAACTTCACGGAGGAGGGAGATGaggacgacgatgacgatgatgaagacGACCTTGTCTGTGTGGAAAACGGCCATGGAAGCAAATCAAGCCAGCAG GTTCCGGCAGACGTTCTGACATGTCAAGCCTGCGCGGCTCCTCTGCCTGCAGAGGCGTCCGCCCTGCGAAGACACGCCGAGAGCCACGTGAACCCGACGGGCCAGTGCGGGCTGTGCGGCGCCTCCTTCTCGGACCGCGCCGCCGGGGTCTCCCACACCCTCGCCCACGTTGGCGTGCGGCTTTTTTCCTGCGACATGTGCCGCCTGGACTTCTGCAGCCAAAAGAAGCTGCTGCGCCACCAGCGGCGTGGCGGGTCAGCCCGCGCCTCGGCGCAGCTCGGCCGTGGCTGCCAGCTACGCTGCGCCGTGTGCGCAAAAGGCCTCAGCACGGACTTCCAG ACGGTGAGAGAACACGCGCTGAGCCACGTGTGCGCCCAAAGCCTGAGCTGCGGCGTTTGCCAGCTCCCCCTTCGTTCACTCTGCTCCCTGCTGTGGCACGTCCTGGCCCACCTCTCTCTGCCCGTCTACTCCTGCCCGCTTTGCGCCCGCTGCTTCGTGGAGCGCCCCCTGCTGGATGCGCACCTCGCCGCGCACGCCGAGGACGCCAGGGAGCGAGAGGACATTCGAGTGGTGACGGTCGGGGGAGAAAATCTTTCGGGAACGGACGAGCTCAATTGCTTCCTGTGCCCGCAGACATTAGCCACCCCATCCGCTTTCCTGTGCCACCTCAGCCAGCACACGTCCGAGTCTTTGGgggaagggggaggaggagggggtctCGGTCGGTTAGGCAAGCGTAAGGCCAAGCAGCTTCCGGAGGGTCCGCCCTCATCGTCCTCCTCACCCCGGGAGATGAGAGGTCTGGGAAAGATGAGCGCCAGTTCAGCCTCGGGGAGCGCAACAGGCCTCGCCTTTCCCGATTCATATTTCCCGGCACCCATGCACGGTTTGTCCAATGGGAACGCGGGACAGGACGGAGTTCCCGCTACGGCGGGCGCACGGGGGAAATGGTACCGCTGCCGCTACTGCGGGAAGCGCTTTGCACACTCTGGGGAGTTCACGTACCACCTGCGCATCCACACGGGGGAGAAGCCGTACCAGTGCAAGGTGTGCCTGCGCTTCTTCCGGGGCCGCTCCACCATGATCTGCCACCTCAAGACGCACGCCGGCGCGCTTATGTACCGCTGCACCGTCTGCGGCCTCTACTGCTCTACGCTCAAGATGATGGCGGCGCACATGGAGCTCCACAAGGACCGGCTGCCGCCCGACTTCAACATCGAGCAGACATTCATGTACAACGACCACTCCAAGGAAGTGCTGCCATCTGGGGAGACCTGA